The sequence GCGCAGGCAGGGACCCTGGGGGAGACTTGGtgtgggcacaggcagggagctctggggagcaggagcccaAAGGGAACAGGGATGGATCCCGGGGTGCAGGCAGGTTGCCCCTCGGTGCAGGAGCCCAGAGGGGACAGGCATATCACCCCAGGAAGCGTAGGTCTGTCACATCACCAACGGGAGCCGTCTCACCGGGGCCAGGGTGATCAGTGGGTGCCAGCGTGCTGACTCGGGTGCTCTCCCCACAGGAGCAGGGTGGGCAGACCCGGGCCAGGGCCGAGCCGGGCCGGATGGGCGGCACGGCAAGGCCAGGGCCCGGGGACCCCCGGTGCGGCTGAGCCGGCCCATGGCGGCGGGCGCGGGCGCCTTCGCGTGGGCCACGTTCCCCTCCATGCCCACCCGGCGCGTGTACTGCAGCGCCGCGCACCGCGACGGGCAGCTCTTCGTGCTGGGCGGctgcggcggcagcggcagggCCCTGGGCACCGCCGAGGTGCTGGACCTGCCCGCGCAGCGCTGGACCACGCTCCCGCCGCTGCCCACGCCGCGGGCCGGCGCCGCTGCCCTCGCCCTGGGCAAGCAGATCCTGGTGGTGGGTGGCGTGGACGTGGCGCAGAGCCCCCTCGCCTCCGTCGAGGGCTACCACGTGGATGAGGGCAAGTGGGAGAAGAAGGCGGCGCTGGCTCAGCCCTCCATGGGCATCTCGGCTGTGCAGAGAGGtgagggatggggctgggataCAGCTGCCTGGAGAGGTGGGGGTGCAGGCGTCAGGGATGCTCGGGTGGGATTTGAATCCCGCTGCTGCTTGGGATGCACCACGAGGCTTTCACCCAGCAGTGAACCTGCTGCTTAATGGCAGGGTCATGCTCCTGCCTCAGCAGCCCTGTTGCAGGAGGTGATGCGGAGCATCTCCAGCCATGGGAACCTGCCCCAGATGGGAGCTGGGGCAGCCGAGcaccctgctccagcctggctcaGTGTTCTGTGCATCGCACACAGCGTGATTCCTGCCCAAACTTTGCCGAGCAGAGCCCGGGAGCTGGGGTTGGTGTCCATGTGCAGTGCCCATGCCTGCTCCCTGGCTGGGGATGCTGTGAGCGGGGtgggcagggcagaggggaCAGCAGGGCAGCGGTGGAGCGGGAGCAGGATTTGGCAGCATGGCTGTGTTGCCATGGTGTCTCCAGGGAGATGGTACTGCCGAGAATAATTAGAGCCGATGGCCTTGTGCTCTGCTCTGCGCCTGATGGATGGGGCACGGAGGGGAGCGGGAGGGTGCCGGTGGGGTCAGGGCACTGCTGGGCTCAGGTTTGGCTACACTCACTGTCCCCTggccaccctgcagcagcagccagccttgGGGCTCAGCAGCACCCATGCTGCCTGCACTGGAGGGCACACAGCCCCATGGTGCTGCCTATACCCCCCCTAACCCTACTGCCACCTCTTTTGCAGATGGGGCCATCTACGCCTTGGGGGGAATGGGCGCAGACACCTCTCCCCAGGCCCTGGTCCGTGTCTATGAGCCAGCGAAGGACCACTGGCAGCCCTTACCCTCCATGCCCACCCCTTGCTACGGggcctctgttttcctgcagggcAACAAGATCTTTGTCCTTGGTAGGTGCCCCCCGTGTCCCTCCGCTGCCTCTCTGGAGCAGGGGGGTGATCTGGTGCATCCCAGGGTGGCTCCGTGCTGCCCTCCCATCCCTGCACTGCATCCTGTGGTCCCATCCTGCTCAGTGGTGCCGGCTcagggcagtggcagcagcatctGTGCGCAGGGGGCCGGCAGGGCAAGCTGCCCGTCACCGCCTTCGAGGCCTTCGACCTGGAGACGAGGAGCTGGACGCGGTTCCCCAGCGTGCCGAGCCGCCGTGCCTTCGCCGCCTGCGCCATGGCCGACGGCGTCGTCTTCAGCCTGGGCGGGCTGCAGCAGCCGGGGCCACACAACTTCTATTCCCGTCCACACTTCGTCAACACCGTGGAAATGTTTGATCCGGCGCAGGGTGAGCCGGGGGGGAAGAATCCCCTGTGGGTCCTGGGTGCCTCCATGGGTCTTGGGGAGGGGTGTCTGTGTCCAAGGGACGTGGTTCATTGGGGGTTTGAGCATCAGACTCTGCATCCATAGAGAGTCATACCCTGTGCTTCCTGACCCAGGGGTGTCCTGGCCTCGGTGTGCAGAGAGGAGCCCTGGTGGGTGATGCTGACACCCTCTCGCCCTCAGGTGCATGGAGCAAGCCGAGCCGCGGCATCCGCATGAGGGAGAAGAGAGCCGACTTCGTGGCCGGCTGCCTGGGAGGAAGAGTGGTGGCTGTGGGTGGCCTCGGTAATGCCAGGCGCCGTGTTCCCATCCCCGTCCTTTGTGGCACATCGGTTACCTTCGTGAGGAGATTGGCTATGCAAAACCATGGGGGTACTGCAACACCGTCTGCATCGTGTCCCCCTCGTGCCCCCCAAGTGCTGGGGGGCTGCCACCCAGGCTGCCCACACTGAGCCACTCACTCCTTTCACCCCCTGGCCAGCCTTTTCCCCACTCATGTGCAGCGTTCCATGCTCGCCCAGCCCATGCCGGCTCAGCCCCGCTGCGCAGGGCTGCAGCACCGCATCCCTCTCCCGAGAGAGCTGGGGAAAGGTTAGTGCTGTCAgtcagcagcaggatgcagcGGGAGGGCTGCCCAGGGCGCCTGGTGCCAGCCACAGCATCcccagccagcactgccagagCCATCCGGAGCCGGACCTCCTGCTGCCGGCCAGGAGGAGGTGATGAGGAAGGCGAGTGGTGCTGGCTGATCCCTGCAGCGTGGTGTTGCTCTGAGCTCTGCCACGGCAGGAGCTGCCTTCCCTTATCCCCTGGTGCAGAGCCAGCAGTGCAGCATCCGTGCCAGCAGCAATCCCTGTGGAGATGCTGCTAATCCTCTTGTGCCCCTGCTAATTGCCTTTGGGATCACAGAGCCCACACAGCCCAGGGCTcaggagctctgcctggggcaTCAAAGGCATGCAAAGGATGAATGGGTTATGGCTGTGGGGTGCTGATGCCGTTCTGTGTCCCGCAGGGAACCAATCCTGCCCGCTGGACTCGGTGGAAGGGTTCAGCCCCTTGCAGAAGAAGTGGGAGCCGCTGCCGCCCATGCCCACGGGccgctgctcctgctccagctgcccgGCGCCCAGCCTGCTCTTCGTCATCGGCGGGGTGGCACAGGGCCCCAGCGGGGCCGTCGAGGCTCTGTGCCTGCGCGAGGCACCCTGAGCCGGGCCCCAGGGACCAGCCCCGGCCGAGCACCAAGTGCCTGAAGACGGGGACAGGGTGTGTGAGTACCGGTGCGTGTGGGTGACCCGGCTCTGGGGTGTCACCGCCCCACGGCGCCGGAGCAGCCGTGGGTTCTCACCGTGCCACGGAATCACCTCTGGGCTCCGGCAGCGCTGTGGCAATGGAGCCTGGGGTCAAACCCTGCCTGGTGGGAGGACTGTTGCTGGCAGCGCTGCCCCATCCGTGCCGCGGCATGCCCGTGCCGTGTGTGTAGCAGTGAGTGCTGTGTCGTCGTAGACCCAGTCGATGTCTCATGTAGCACAGAGGTGCCCTGTAGCTCAGTGCCTAGGAGGTGATGTAGCACCTcgaataaatgaaacaaatggaGTTTTACCCTGCTGGAGTCGTGTCGTCCCTGGTtatcctgctgcaggcagggataTGCCGCAGCCTGTCGGGAAGCCCCCCCTAAGGGACTCtatgctgtggggcagggatggCTCTTGCTCCATTCCCCGCTGCCAAGGCGAGCGGAGCAATGTGATGCAGGGATCCAGCGCTCCTTTTGGAGAGGGAGAGCTGAGTGGCGGCTGCCCTGCCTCGGCACAGCCTTGCTCCTCCTTGGTCTATCCTGTGGGTGAAGGGGCTGAGCAGAGTGAAGACAACAGCAGAAGGGCTTT comes from Strigops habroptila isolate Jane chromosome 11, bStrHab1.2.pri, whole genome shotgun sequence and encodes:
- the KLHDC8B gene encoding kelch domain-containing protein 8B, with amino-acid sequence MAAGAGAFAWATFPSMPTRRVYCSAAHRDGQLFVLGGCGGSGRALGTAEVLDLPAQRWTTLPPLPTPRAGAAALALGKQILVVGGVDVAQSPLASVEGYHVDEGKWEKKAALAQPSMGISAVQRDGAIYALGGMGADTSPQALVRVYEPAKDHWQPLPSMPTPCYGASVFLQGNKIFVLGGRQGKLPVTAFEAFDLETRSWTRFPSVPSRRAFAACAMADGVVFSLGGLQQPGPHNFYSRPHFVNTVEMFDPAQGAWSKPSRGIRMREKRADFVAGCLGGRVVAVGGLGNQSCPLDSVEGFSPLQKKWEPLPPMPTGRCSCSSCPAPSLLFVIGGVAQGPSGAVEALCLREAP